The Miscanthus floridulus cultivar M001 chromosome 6, ASM1932011v1, whole genome shotgun sequence genomic interval aataaacaccattagattaattacgaaatgcatttttataataaattgatttgaagCCACAGATGTGAATACAATTTACTAGAAACTTGGTTAAACATGAAGCACTTTAACTCGTACGTAtaccatagttgcattcttttttcAGGACAGAGGTAGTATAGTTTAAATAAATTATTATATAATATGACGTTCTCAAATACATATGCATATATGTGAGAGGAAATAGAGGGAATTAAGAATATGGGCTTTATTTTGGGGGCTTCTGTTGGAATTCTGTCCAGAAAACAGGGCCTCCAAAAGTAGAGAGAGCATCCAAATAAAAGTAGGGGTCGTGTTTTAGGAGCTACTGGAGGTTACTACTAGGACACTTTTGTTAAGCAAGGTATGTAGTAGTAGGTGAAAAAAAGGTGAAACCAAACCAACAATAAatcccctgcccctgcccctgcccctgcctgcCGCCAGAATCCAGAGTTGAGGTTATTAGTACTACCAGGACACTTTTGttaaggcccagtttagttcctacaaattttgcaaaatttttcacattccccgtcacatcaaatctttggacgcatacataaagtattaaatataaataaaaaataaaactaattacacagtttagacgaaatccacgagacgaatcttttaagcctgattagactatgattggacactaattgccaaataacaacgaaaacactatagtggtcattttgcaaaattttttgcatctaaacaaggcctaagcaaGGTATGTAGGAGGTCCAAAAAGGTACGGTTGTTACACAGACAGTGTGTTGATGTTGTTTCCTCCTATTTTCTTCGCAATCTTCTGCTCAACTACTCCTACCGAATGAATCTTTGGTGTGGGAAATACGGGTGAATGGTCCGAtcgtgaaaaaaaaaatctttagtgTGGACCCGGCAGCCTGATGATCCCCGATCGGCGATCGCCATTTATGTTATATAGTACTCCGTACAATATTGTTTTGACCTTTGCACTCGCACGTTACAAAATCTTAAATGCTAATTCTGAATTCCTTTTCAACCGGAACCGACTCcccttacaaaaaaaaaaaaagaagaagaagaagaagaagaagaagaggaaaaccaTACGCTTTCCTTCTCTTACAGAAAATAAGTATGGTTTGAGTCAGCACATTGCACATATAGATTTTTGTTCTCCCTTTTCCTTTAAAGAATAATGTCTTCAATTTGTACCCGGGTGATACTTCTTCCAACACGCCtcaattttttgttttgtttcccTTTCTTCTTTCTATCTAAAAGTATATAAATGGAACGGGACAAACTAAATTCAGGTGAAAGTGAAACAATGCTCATCCACGTCCTGAATTTAGTTACTGTCAACTTTCATGAATTCGCTATGACTTATATACCATAGTTACGGTAATTATTTAGGTCCAATTTCTAGGTACAACTGATGCAACTAAAAGTTTAGGTGTGGGGAAGGAATATCTCATCCGATCGATTCTTACAACacctttttattttaattttgggTGTGAATCTCGTCTTAAAAAAactatttttttctataaaaactAAAGAACATAGCGCATGCCCCGCACCGGACGCGCGTACACCTACACCACCTGCGCCGCCCGCACTACGTGGCAACAAGATGCTCTcgatccctctcctctctctcatgATGGCTTTCCCAGAAAACAGCTAGGGAGTAGGGACTGAGACCGATTCCTTGAGGCAGAGAGGCCAAGAGCAGGAAGCCTCCAACCGTAGATGCAACAGCCCATGTGAAGCGAgcgaaggaagaaaagaaatctTCGACTCTTGGTGACTTCGTCTCCTGGCCTTGTTTCTCTCCCTCCACTTTACCAGGGAGACGAGAACGAACCAGTTACAGTACCCTACCCAACCAACCCTGTCCCTCCATCACCTGTCGCCATGGAATGGGTCCCAACAACCAAAAGCTCCACATGGCTGCATGTGAATGCGAGGCTCCTTGCTCTGCAGACAAGCGGCCTCTCTCCCCTTGGCCATGCACTGTGAATGTGATCTCTGCTTGCCATTGTCAACTGAAAAAACAAGTTCCAACTTGATCTTCTTTTATCTTTACCAGGCTAGCAGGCTGCAGGCAGGAGGAGGAATGTACCGTGATCAGCAGGCAGGCATGTCAGCATGTGGCGTAGCACAGGAAATTCAGAGAGATAAAAAGGACTGGCCTGAACAGAGGCATCGATCTGGGCCGCTTGTCAAGCCGGCTTATCGCTAAAATCTAtgttatttttctctcataataaaacagcttcagccggacTAGTACTGACATACCCTGTCTTGGCCTGTTGGCCATTTCCCATGCCCGTTGCTGCTCTCATGAATAGAAGATTCTCTGCACTCTGCAGCCCATCTATCTCCTCTCACCACAGCAGTCACTAGTGCTGGGGACAAAACAGCCCAAAGTACATCCCCAGCATCTCTATGTCTACCCACGTCTCTTCATCTCCCACACCTACCTGCTACTCCGGTCCATGGACGCATCCACGTCCACAAGATCACAGCCATAACAAGCTCAACTAATTCTCCAGATTTGATCCCCATCAAGCGTCACAACAATGCACATCTGGGTTATGAAGCTGAAGCTTCAACTGCCAGATCGAATGCAGTTAAAACTGGCAGATCTTCATGTCTGCACGGATTGTTTCTCCCATCTAGCGTCAGACTCAGACACACTTCTCACTTCTTGAGCTGTTCTGTTTGTTCTACCGACCAACTTTTGCGCTGCAATTGACACAGGAACCAATGCTACCATAAAGCAACGCACAAGTACAtatgatctttttttttctttaggtGACTATAGTTCAACAAATATAATGAACAAATCTCTGGGAATTCTCTTTACAAGCTTTCTTTTTGAAACAAATCTCTTTACAAACTTTCATTTTTCCCATTCATCCTCCCTATAAATAGCACCCTTTTCCAATTCTACAATTTCCCCAAAAAAGCAGAGGAAAAAATTAATGAACCAACACATAATTTGTACGAGAGCTCTGTACCATGCCATGACCGCGCACCTGTTGACGCGTCGTCGCTGCCAATGGCGGACACCCAGATCGATCCATTTTCCGCCGCCGGCGACCGCCCCGTACGAGTCGACGCCGGTGAGGTCGTGGCCGCTGTCCTGTCCTGCACGCCAGGGTGAACAATACAACACAGTTGGCGACCAACTGAGCCACGGCGGCGCGGATCGGTCGCTGTCCGTCGATCGGGCCGTCAGCCCGCGCGGATCCGCTTCTTGGGCGGCGGCAGGGCGAGGAACACGGTGGTGAGGTCGCGCGCGACGGGGAAGAAGGTCCGGCGCGCCGACGGCGCCGCGGAGGACGGGAACTTGCGCTTGGCGGGCGTCGACGGCGGAGGCGCCCACGCAGGCTTCCGCGGCGCCGGCGGGCACTCGGCCGGCGCCCGCAGCTGGCTCCCCTCTGACGTCGGCGTCGTGGGTTCCGTCTCCTGCTGGTGCTGGGCCTCCTCCGAGTCGGCCTCCCCCTGCTGCTTCTCCGCCGAAGGCAAGGTCGCCACCGACTCGGcgtccggcgccggcgccgtcgacgacgaggccgccgaGGAGCAGGCGGCGGGCTCCGGCGCCGGTGGCGTGGTCCTGATCGGCGGCAGCGCAGGGTGGACGTCGGCCGCCGTGGAGCTCATCCTGCCGGCGCGCGCTCGGCAGCGGCCCGTGGGGTATCACGGGGCGATGCGGCGGTGGCTGCGAGGGAGGGAGGAAGTGAAAGTGCAAGGTGGTAGCGGCAAGCCGGCAAGCCGCGGAGGCTCTTAAATAGTGGTCGACGAGAGCGAGGAAGATTAACCGCTTTGAACAACTTTTCTGTGGGCCCCGGCTTTATTACTACCATCGACTTGGCTACTATGCCATTATGCCAACATAGCCAGCATGGGTTTACAAAAAATAaataatagaaaaaaaaacaattctgAAGATGTTTTTTTGGTTTAGGTCTCATCAGCAGCCAAATAATGTCTGCATACCTATCGGAATCACTTCCCGGCCCCGTTTAGATtgcctgatgaatagtaccattttcgtcttatttgacaaatattgtccaatcgtggatcaactaggctcaaaagattcatctcgtgatttccaactaaattgtgtaattagttattttttttacctacatttaatactccatgcaagcggctaaaaattgatgtgatggagagagagtgaaaaaacttggaattttcaagggaactaaacaaggcccccgtgcaagcggctaaaaattgatgtgatggagagagagtgaaaaaacttggaattttcaagggaactaaacaaggcccccgTTGCAATTCCTACCGTTGATCCTGACATAACAGACACTACTAGTCTTTGCTCACTAACCGAAAGTGAATTTCCAAATATTTCACTGAGGACACTAGTCTTTGTTCACTAACAAAAAGTGAA includes:
- the LOC136461773 gene encoding predicted GPI-anchored protein 58, with amino-acid sequence MSSTAADVHPALPPIRTTPPAPEPAACSSAASSSTAPAPDAESVATLPSAEKQQGEADSEEAQHQQETEPTTPTSEGSQLRAPAECPPAPRKPAWAPPPSTPAKRKFPSSAAPSARRTFFPVARDLTTVFLALPPPKKRIRAG